In Asticcacaulis sp. SL142, the sequence GATGATCTGGTCGATATCGATGTCAACGGTGCGCTCGTCGAAACTGGACTCAATCGGTACCTGGGGCAGTTTCGTAACGCCACGACGGTTAGAAGCCATGATGCGCGCCCCGTTCTGACATAAGTGACGCCAGAGGTTTCGGCAGTGTGCTAAGACCCTCAGCCCGTAAGAGCGTACAAAAGTTCTCGTCCTGTGTTAATTCCCGTAAGGCTTCTGTCACAAAGGTTAGCCGTGTCGCCGCAAGATCTGCTTTTTTCGTCAGCAAGCGCTTGCGGTCCAGTTCCCGTTGAAAAACTTTCATCACGTCCTGAACCGAAAGTGCCCGCTGACTCTTTTCCCGCCCCGTACGCTTTTCGCCGGTGTAAGCCTTTCCGCGGCGGCGGCGCGTATCCATGAGTTTCTTTGCCAGCAGCAGACGGTTGCCCCTGAGCTGGTTGGATTCGTAGGCATCCTGTAAAGCCAACTGCTCCTCTTCCGGGCCCTCCGCTATGCGAATGGCGAGGTACATCGGGATCTGGCCGTTCTCCACCGCCGTCAACAAACGTTGTTCCCCTTTTGCCATCAGGTTGATAATGCCATCGACGTACTCAGTGGACATCCCGGTCTTCTTGGCGATCGTTGCCGCGTCATACCCTTGCTTCGCGAGGATTTCGACACCCTGTAGTATGTCAGCAGACCTATGCTGGCGTCGTGCAAGATTCTCGACCAGGCTCATTATCAGAGCCTGCTCCTCACTGGCATCAATGATCATCGCCGGTATCTCGGTTTGGCCACAGGCGAGAAATGCTTCAAGGCGCCCCTGACCACAGATGAGGTCGTAGTCCTTATCTGCGGTGCCGGAACGACATGCCGTCACCATGATGGGCCGCTTCATCCCCACCTGAGTCATATTGGTCGCCATATCAAAGAATATCTTCTGATTCCGCGCCCTCGGGTTCAGGATGTTGATGCGATCAATA encodes:
- a CDS encoding ParB/RepB/Spo0J family partition protein, whose translation is MSGAKGLRVGKIAKIPIDRINILNPRARNQKIFFDMATNMTQVGMKRPIMVTACRSGTADKDYDLICGQGRLEAFLACGQTEIPAMIIDASEEQALIMSLVENLARRQHRSADILQGVEILAKQGYDAATIAKKTGMSTEYVDGIINLMAKGEQRLLTAVENGQIPMYLAIRIAEGPEEEQLALQDAYESNQLRGNRLLLAKKLMDTRRRRGKAYTGEKRTGREKSQRALSVQDVMKVFQRELDRKRLLTKKADLAATRLTFVTEALRELTQDENFCTLLRAEGLSTLPKPLASLMSERGAHHGF